From the Theobroma cacao cultivar B97-61/B2 chromosome 2, Criollo_cocoa_genome_V2, whole genome shotgun sequence genome, one window contains:
- the LOC18607130 gene encoding KH domain-containing protein At1g09660/At1g09670 isoform X2, translated as MMGERIPPGSYFQYSPSGVPASPHRPSSLPTDRERYLAELLAEKQKLVPFTQVLPLCTRLLNQEIRRVSGVNPSFMDHERFEHDSPFRSLGQHPNGRQMDLEGWSVMQTEENGHLQRVVPIQAASMGWPGLPGVPTTPIVKRVVRLDVPVDKYPSYNFVGRILGPRGNSLKRVEAVTECRVYIRGKGSVKDSVKEEKLKDKPGYEHLNEPLHVLVEAEFPEDMINSRLDYAVAILENLLKPVDESLDNYKKQQLRELALLNGTLREESPRMSPSMSPSMSPFNSTGMKRAKTGI; from the exons ATGATGGGAGAGAGAATCCCACCAGGGAGTTACTTTCAGTACTCGCCTTCTGGCGTTCCTGCTTCTCCTCACAGACCTTCTTCTCTTCCTACAGATCGTGAAAG GTATTTAGCTGAATTATTGGCAGAGAAACAGAAGTTGGTACCATTTACTCAAGTTCTGCCTCTATGCACCAGGCTTCTTAATCAAG AGATAAGAAGGGTATCGGGTGTTAATCCCAGTTTTATGGATCATGAGAGATTTGAACATGATAGTCCTTTTAGGTCACTTGGCCAACATCCCAATGGGAGACAGATGGACTTGGAGGGATGGTCTGTAATGCAAACAGAG GAAAATGGGCATCTGCAACGAGTTGTTCCAATTCAAGCTGCATCAATGGGTTGGCCTGGTTTGCCTGGAGTCCCTACAACACCAATTGTAAAGCGAGTTGTTAGACTTGATGTACCTGTGGATAAATATCCAAGT TATAATTTTGTTGGCCGAATATTAGGACCACGAGGAAACTCCTTGAAGAGAGTTGAAGCCGTGACTGAGTGTAGGGTGTACATAAGAGGCAAAGGATCTGTCAAGGATTCTGTAAAG GAAGAGAAACTAAAGGATAAGCCTGGATATGAGCACCTTAACGAGCCACTGCATGTGTTGGTGGAGGCTGAATTTCCTGAGGATATGATAAATTCTCGTTTGGACTATGCTGTTGCAATACTAGAGAACCTTCTGAAGCCTGTG GATGAATCCTTGGATAACTATAAAAAACAACAGCTTAGGGAGTTGGCTTTGCTAAATGGTACATTGAGAGAAGAGAGCCCAAGAATGAGCCCGAGTATGAGCCCAAGTATGTCGCCTTTTAACAGTACAGGAATGAAACGAGCCAAGACAGGAATATGA
- the LOC18607130 gene encoding KH domain-containing protein At1g09660/At1g09670 isoform X1 — MNEAGLRGGEYMMGERIPPGSYFQYSPSGVPASPHRPSSLPTDRERYLAELLAEKQKLVPFTQVLPLCTRLLNQEIRRVSGVNPSFMDHERFEHDSPFRSLGQHPNGRQMDLEGWSVMQTEENGHLQRVVPIQAASMGWPGLPGVPTTPIVKRVVRLDVPVDKYPSYNFVGRILGPRGNSLKRVEAVTECRVYIRGKGSVKDSVKEEKLKDKPGYEHLNEPLHVLVEAEFPEDMINSRLDYAVAILENLLKPVDESLDNYKKQQLRELALLNGTLREESPRMSPSMSPSMSPFNSTGMKRAKTGI; from the exons ATGAATGAAGCAGGCTTAAGGGGAGGTGAGTATATGATGGGAGAGAGAATCCCACCAGGGAGTTACTTTCAGTACTCGCCTTCTGGCGTTCCTGCTTCTCCTCACAGACCTTCTTCTCTTCCTACAGATCGTGAAAG GTATTTAGCTGAATTATTGGCAGAGAAACAGAAGTTGGTACCATTTACTCAAGTTCTGCCTCTATGCACCAGGCTTCTTAATCAAG AGATAAGAAGGGTATCGGGTGTTAATCCCAGTTTTATGGATCATGAGAGATTTGAACATGATAGTCCTTTTAGGTCACTTGGCCAACATCCCAATGGGAGACAGATGGACTTGGAGGGATGGTCTGTAATGCAAACAGAG GAAAATGGGCATCTGCAACGAGTTGTTCCAATTCAAGCTGCATCAATGGGTTGGCCTGGTTTGCCTGGAGTCCCTACAACACCAATTGTAAAGCGAGTTGTTAGACTTGATGTACCTGTGGATAAATATCCAAGT TATAATTTTGTTGGCCGAATATTAGGACCACGAGGAAACTCCTTGAAGAGAGTTGAAGCCGTGACTGAGTGTAGGGTGTACATAAGAGGCAAAGGATCTGTCAAGGATTCTGTAAAG GAAGAGAAACTAAAGGATAAGCCTGGATATGAGCACCTTAACGAGCCACTGCATGTGTTGGTGGAGGCTGAATTTCCTGAGGATATGATAAATTCTCGTTTGGACTATGCTGTTGCAATACTAGAGAACCTTCTGAAGCCTGTG GATGAATCCTTGGATAACTATAAAAAACAACAGCTTAGGGAGTTGGCTTTGCTAAATGGTACATTGAGAGAAGAGAGCCCAAGAATGAGCCCGAGTATGAGCCCAAGTATGTCGCCTTTTAACAGTACAGGAATGAAACGAGCCAAGACAGGAATATGA
- the LOC18607131 gene encoding regulator of nonsense transcripts UPF3 isoform X1: MKGALDRTKVILRHLPPAITEAMLVEQVDSAFSGRYNWLSFRPGKSSQKHQSYSRAYIDFKRSEDVLEFAEFFNGHVFVNEKGTQFKTIVEYAPSQRVPKRSSKKDGREGTILKVFLDEHLDPEYLEFLECLGKPVENLPSAEIQLERKEAERAGVPKDTPIVTPLMDFVRQKRAAKGGSRRSLSNGKLSRRAGGSSGGTPSSASSKRGSEKRRGSTTMYVLRDSLKNASGKDKSTYILVSKRDEQQLSDKHVALASSMGTEISEEESGVPGITDAVKKKVLLLKGKEKEISPVAGNVLHQQNATSPIKTILGSTPTKQNSRREGRMIRGILLNKDARQNQSSGVQSEQQIRTSNLEKDRRPPRHSHSHLVLKDTNTASDDKVVGNDLHGSEKPERRCRNKDRPDRGVWTLRRSDGSYASDESMSSSASQSALIPLDPLEGTYGDTKVDLSNVRSVQVKTVGSGRNSSLDNGSHNKHVSRRGAVADGSSVMSDGKPGKRGCAAGYGSHEKQVWVQKSSSGS; the protein is encoded by the exons ATGAAGGGGGCTTTGGATCGAACTAAAGTGATTCTCCGCCACTTGCCGCCGGCTATTACGGAGGCCATGCTTGTCGAACAAGTCGATAGTGCTTTTTCTGGCCGTTACAACTGGCTCTCTTTTCGTCCCGGGAAGAGCAG TCAGAAGCATCAGTCCTATTCCAGAGCATACATAGATTTCAAGAGGTCTGAGGACGTGTTGGAGTTTGCAGAGTTCTTCAATGGGCATGTGTTTGTCAATGAGAAGG GCACTCAGTTTAAAACAATTGTTGAGTATGCACCTTCCCAACGTGTTCCAAAGCGGTCTTCTAAAAAGGATGGTCGTGAAGGGACTATACTCAAAG TATTTCTTGATGAACATCTAGATCCTGAGTATTTGGAGTTCCTTGAATGTCTTGGGAAGCCAGTTGAGAACCTTCCTAGTGCAGAGATACAATTGGAGAGAAAAGAGGCAGAAAGAGCTG GTGTACCAAAGGATACTCCTATAGTTACACCTTTAATGGATTTTGTTAGACAGAAAAGAGCTGCTAAGGGCGGATCACGG AGGTCACTGTCCAATGGGAAACTGAGCAGAAGAGCTGGTGGGTCATCTGGTGGAACTCCAAGTTCAGCATCATCGAAAAGAGGTTCTGAAAAGAGAAGGGGTTCTACTACAATG TATGTTCTGAGGGATAGTTTGAAAAATGCAAGTGGCAAAGACAAGTCAACTTACATTTTGGTTTCTAAAAGGGATGAGCAGCAACTTTCTGATAAGCATGTTGCTTTAGCTTCATCTATGGGAACTGAAATATCTGAAGAGGAAAGTG GAGTTCCTGGAATTACTGATGCTGTTAAGAAGAAAGTTCTGCTTCTTAaagggaaagagaaagaaatttctCCT GTGGCTGGAAACGTGTTGCATCAACAGAATGCTACATCTCCAATTAAAACTATACTTGGTTCGACTCCTACCAAACAGAACTCACGACGTGAAGGAAGAATGATTAGAGGCATACTTTTAAACAAGGATGCTCGTCAAAATCAGTCTTCTGGGGTCCAGTCGGAGCAGCAAATTCGGACCTCAAATTTGGAAAAGGACAGACGACCGCCACGGCATTCACATTCACATTTAGTTTTGAAGGATACAAACACTGCTTCAGATGACAAGGTTGTTGGGAATGACTTGCATGGTAGTGAGAAGCCAGAAAGACGTTGTAGAAACAAAGATAGACCAGATCGCGGTGTGTGGACCCTCCGCCGTTCTGATGGATCATATGCAAGTGATGAGTCCATGTCATCATCTGCTTCTCAATCTGCGCTGATACCTTTAGATCCTCTAGAAG GGACTTATGGTGATACTAAAGTTGATTTGTCAAATGTACGGTCTGTGCAAGTTAAAACTGTTGGAAGTGGACGCAACAGTTCTTTAGATAATG GATCCCATAATAAACATGTCAGCCGTCGTGGAGCTGTTGCCGATGGATCTTCTGTTATGAGTGATGGAAAACCTGGAAAAAGAGGCTGTGCTGCTGGCTATGGTTCTCATGAG AAACAAGTCTGGGTGCAGAAATCGAGTTCTGGTTCTTAG
- the LOC18607131 gene encoding regulator of nonsense transcripts UPF3 isoform X2 has product MKGALDRTKVILRHLPPAITEAMLVEQVDSAFSGRYNWLSFRPGKSSQKHQSYSRAYIDFKRSEDVLEFAEFFNGHVFVNEKGTQFKTIVEYAPSQRVPKRSSKKDGREGTILKDPEYLEFLECLGKPVENLPSAEIQLERKEAERAGVPKDTPIVTPLMDFVRQKRAAKGGSRRSLSNGKLSRRAGGSSGGTPSSASSKRGSEKRRGSTTMYVLRDSLKNASGKDKSTYILVSKRDEQQLSDKHVALASSMGTEISEEESGVPGITDAVKKKVLLLKGKEKEISPVAGNVLHQQNATSPIKTILGSTPTKQNSRREGRMIRGILLNKDARQNQSSGVQSEQQIRTSNLEKDRRPPRHSHSHLVLKDTNTASDDKVVGNDLHGSEKPERRCRNKDRPDRGVWTLRRSDGSYASDESMSSSASQSALIPLDPLEGTYGDTKVDLSNVRSVQVKTVGSGRNSSLDNGSHNKHVSRRGAVADGSSVMSDGKPGKRGCAAGYGSHEKQVWVQKSSSGS; this is encoded by the exons ATGAAGGGGGCTTTGGATCGAACTAAAGTGATTCTCCGCCACTTGCCGCCGGCTATTACGGAGGCCATGCTTGTCGAACAAGTCGATAGTGCTTTTTCTGGCCGTTACAACTGGCTCTCTTTTCGTCCCGGGAAGAGCAG TCAGAAGCATCAGTCCTATTCCAGAGCATACATAGATTTCAAGAGGTCTGAGGACGTGTTGGAGTTTGCAGAGTTCTTCAATGGGCATGTGTTTGTCAATGAGAAGG GCACTCAGTTTAAAACAATTGTTGAGTATGCACCTTCCCAACGTGTTCCAAAGCGGTCTTCTAAAAAGGATGGTCGTGAAGGGACTATACTCAAAG ATCCTGAGTATTTGGAGTTCCTTGAATGTCTTGGGAAGCCAGTTGAGAACCTTCCTAGTGCAGAGATACAATTGGAGAGAAAAGAGGCAGAAAGAGCTG GTGTACCAAAGGATACTCCTATAGTTACACCTTTAATGGATTTTGTTAGACAGAAAAGAGCTGCTAAGGGCGGATCACGG AGGTCACTGTCCAATGGGAAACTGAGCAGAAGAGCTGGTGGGTCATCTGGTGGAACTCCAAGTTCAGCATCATCGAAAAGAGGTTCTGAAAAGAGAAGGGGTTCTACTACAATG TATGTTCTGAGGGATAGTTTGAAAAATGCAAGTGGCAAAGACAAGTCAACTTACATTTTGGTTTCTAAAAGGGATGAGCAGCAACTTTCTGATAAGCATGTTGCTTTAGCTTCATCTATGGGAACTGAAATATCTGAAGAGGAAAGTG GAGTTCCTGGAATTACTGATGCTGTTAAGAAGAAAGTTCTGCTTCTTAaagggaaagagaaagaaatttctCCT GTGGCTGGAAACGTGTTGCATCAACAGAATGCTACATCTCCAATTAAAACTATACTTGGTTCGACTCCTACCAAACAGAACTCACGACGTGAAGGAAGAATGATTAGAGGCATACTTTTAAACAAGGATGCTCGTCAAAATCAGTCTTCTGGGGTCCAGTCGGAGCAGCAAATTCGGACCTCAAATTTGGAAAAGGACAGACGACCGCCACGGCATTCACATTCACATTTAGTTTTGAAGGATACAAACACTGCTTCAGATGACAAGGTTGTTGGGAATGACTTGCATGGTAGTGAGAAGCCAGAAAGACGTTGTAGAAACAAAGATAGACCAGATCGCGGTGTGTGGACCCTCCGCCGTTCTGATGGATCATATGCAAGTGATGAGTCCATGTCATCATCTGCTTCTCAATCTGCGCTGATACCTTTAGATCCTCTAGAAG GGACTTATGGTGATACTAAAGTTGATTTGTCAAATGTACGGTCTGTGCAAGTTAAAACTGTTGGAAGTGGACGCAACAGTTCTTTAGATAATG GATCCCATAATAAACATGTCAGCCGTCGTGGAGCTGTTGCCGATGGATCTTCTGTTATGAGTGATGGAAAACCTGGAAAAAGAGGCTGTGCTGCTGGCTATGGTTCTCATGAG AAACAAGTCTGGGTGCAGAAATCGAGTTCTGGTTCTTAG
- the LOC18607132 gene encoding prolycopene isomerase, chloroplastic produces the protein MTWLASLAETRSYHERTPCSFNYLSINCSDRCFVSLLSTLFSLLSMELGLQFGRPLFPAGFKCPPSRRTLLARSSNDSPGFSSNGSVSVKPAKTVPGKPEADVVVIGSGIGGLCCAGLLARYNQDVLVLESHDQPGGAAHSFEIKGYKFDSGPSLFSGFQSRGPQANPLAQVLDALGESVPCAKYDSWMVYIPEGEFLSRIGPTEFYKDLEKYASQNAVQEWKKLLDAILPLSAAAMALPPLSIRGDLGVLSTAATRYAPSLLKSFVEMGPQGVFGASKLLRPFSEIMDSLELKDPFIRNWVDLLAFLLAGVKSNGILSAEMVYMFAEWYKPGCTLEYPLDGGGAIVDALVRGMEKFGGRLSLGSHVVKIIVENGKATGVKLKGGQFIRAKKAVVSNASMWDTLNLLPKDQLPKSYIDRIKTTQQCESFMHLHLGFDAEDLCEDLGIHHIVVNDWDRGVDADQNVVLISVPSVLSPNLAPRGKHILHAYTPGTEPFELWDGLDRRSPEYKKLKAERSEVLWRAVERALGSGFSREKCEVKMVGTPLTHQRFLRRNRGTYGPAIQAGQDTFPGHSTPIPQLYCCGDSTFPGIGVPAVAASGAIVANSLVSVSQHSQLLDAIGI, from the exons ATGACGTGGCTAGCTTCTTTAGCAGAAACAAGGAGCTACCATGAACGAACGCCTTGTTCTTTCAATTACCTCTCCATAAACTGTTCTGATCGCTGCTTTGTTAGTTTGCTTTCAACCCTTTTTAGTTTACTTTCCATGGAATTGGGCCTTCAATTTGGCCGTCCTCTGTTCCCAGCTGGTTTCAAATGCCCACCGTCCAGAAGAACTCTTTTGGCGCGAAGTTCCAACGATAGTCCTGGGTTTTCTTCCAATGGCTCCGTCTCTGTCAAGCCTGCTAAAACTGTTCCag GGAAGCCAGAGGCTGATGTTGTTGTGATTGGGAGTGGTATTGGTGGGCTATGTTGCGCGGGACTTCTTGCTAGATACAACCAGGATGTTCTCGTGTTAGAAAGCCACGATCAGCCTGGTGGTGCTGCCCATTCTTTTGAGATTAAAGGCTACAAATTTGATTCTGGTCCATCTTTATTCTCTGGTTTTCAGTCAAGAGGTCCTCAGGCGAATCCTCTTGCACAG GTCCTGGATGCATTGGGTGAGTCAGTTCCATGTGCAAAGTATGATTCTTGGATGGTATACATTCCTGAAGGTGAATTCTTATCACGCATTGGCCCAACTGAATTTTACAAG GACCTTGAAAAGTATGCAAGTCAGAATGCCGTGCAAGAGTGGAAAAAACTTCTT GATGCAATACTTCCATTATCTGCCGCTGCAATGGCTCTGCCGCCTTTATCGATCAGAGGAGATTTGGGTGTTCTTTCCACTGCTGCCACTAGATATGCCCCTTCCCTGCTGAAATCATTTGTAGAAATGGGACCTCAGGGAGTTTTTGGTGCTTCTAAGCTCTTACGACCCTTCTCAGAAATCATGGACTCATTGGAGCTGAAAGACCCTTTTATTAGGAATTGGGTGGACCTTCTGGCTTTCCTGCTTGCCGGGGTGAAATCCAATGGTATACTTTCAGCAGAGATG GTTTATATGTTTGCAGAATGGTACAAGCCTGGTTGTACTCTGGAGTATCCTCTTGATGGAGGTGGAGCTATTGTCGACGCTCTTGTTCGAGGAATGGAAAAGTTTGGGGGACGGCTATCTCTAGGAAGTCATGTGGTGAAGATCATTGTTGAGAATGGTAAAGCTACCGGAGTTAAGCTGAAAGGTGGTCAG TTTATACGTGCTAAAAAGGCTGTTGTTAGCAATGCATCCATGTGGGACACTTTGAACCTGCTGCCCAAGGATCAACTACCAAAGTCATACATTGATAGGATTAAGACAACACAGCAATGCGAATCATTCATGCATCTCCATCTAGGCTTTGATGCAGAG GATCTGTGCGAGGATTTGGGAATCCATCATATTGTTGTTAATGACTGGGATAGAGGAGTTGATGCTGATCAGAATGTTGTCTTAATATCTGTACCTAGTGTACTTAGTCCCAATCTGGCACCACGGGGGAAGCACATTTTACATGCTTACACACCAGGAACTGAACCATTTGAATTGTGGGATGGCCTCGATCGCAGAAGTCCAGAATACAAAAAGCTTAAAGCTGAACGATCGGAG GTATTGTGGAGAGCTGTTGAACGAGCACTTGGCTCAGGTTTCAGCCGGGAGAAGTGTGAGGTGAAAATGGTCGGAACTCCATTGACACATCAAAGGTTTTTAAGAAGGAACAGAGGAACTTATGGACCAGCTATACAAGCCGGACAAGACACTTTTCCAGGACATTCGACCCCCATCCCACAGCTTTACTGCTGTGGAGATTCTACTTTTCCAGGCATTGGAGTCCCTGCAGTTGCTGCTAGCGGTGCCATTGTTGCCAATTCGTTAGTTTCCGTTTCACAACACTCCCAGCTTCTTGATGCCATTGGAATTTGA
- the LOC18607133 gene encoding shaggy-related protein kinase kappa produces MASASLGNGGVGSSRSVNGFKSSSSSVDWLGREMLDMRLRDKVDHDEDRDSEPDVVDGVGAETGHVIRTTIGGRNGQSKQNVSYIAEHVVGTGSFGVVFQAKCRETGEIVAIKKVLQDKRYKNRELQIMQMLDHPNIVSLKHYFFSKTDKEELYLNLVLEYVPETVNRTARSYSRINTRMPLIYVKLYTYQICRALAYIHNCIGICHRDIKPQNLLVNPHTHQLKLCDFGSAKVLVKGEPNVSYICSRYYRAPELIFGATEYTTAIDIWSTGCVMAELLLGQPLFPGESGVDQLVEIIKVLGTPTREEIKCMNPNYTEFKFPQIKPHPWHKVFQKRLPPEAVDLVCRFFQYSPNLRCTALEACIHPFFDELRDPNTRLPNGRPLPPLFNFKPQELSGIPPEVVKKLIPEHARKQNLFMALHT; encoded by the exons ATGGCATCAGCAAGCCTAGGAAATGGAGGAGTAGGTAGTTCCAGGTCTGTCAATGGTTTCAAAAGTTCATCCAGTTCAGTTGATTGGCTGGGGAGAGAAATGCTTGATATGAGATTGAGGGACAAGGTGGACCATGATGAAGACAGA GATAGTGAACCAGATGTAGTTGATGGAGTGGGTGCTGAAACTGGGCATGTGATAAGAACTACCATTGGCGGTCGAAATGGTCAATCAAAGCAG AATGTCAGTTATATTGCTGAGCATGTGGTTGGAACTGGTTCCTTCGGTGTTGTTTTCCAA GCAAAATGTCGGGAAACTGGAGAAATTGTTGCCATCAAGAAGGTTCTTCAAGACAAGCGCTACAAGAATAGAGAGTTGCAGATAATGCAAATGCTAGACCATCCAAATATTGTGTCCCTTAAGcattattttttctcaaaaacagACAAGGAAGAACTCTACCTTAATCTCGTACTTGAGTATGTTCCTGAAACTGTTAATCGTACAGCAAGATCCTACAGCAGGATCAACACGCGAATGCCTTTAATATATGTTAAACTCTATACCTATCAG ATTTGCAGAGCACTTGCCTATATACACAACTGTATTGGTATATGTCACCGCGACATCAAACCTCAGAACTTACTT GTGAATCCACATACACATCAGCTGAAACTTTGTGATTTTGGGAGTGCAAAAGTGCTG GTGAAGGGAGAACCAAATGTTTCTTACATCTGCTCGAGATATTATCGTGCTCCAGAACTCATATTTGGTGCTACTGAATACACAACTGCTATAGATATATGGTCTACTGGTTGTGTGATGGCTGAACTGCTTCTTGGACAG CCATTATTTCCTGGTGAAAGTGGGGTCGACCAACTAGTTGAAATTATTAAG GTTTTGGGGACTCCAACAAGGGAGGAGATCAAGTGCATGAACCCAAACTACACTGAATTCAAGTTCCCCCAGATAAAGCCACATCCATGGCACAAG GTCTTCCAAAAGCGCTTACCTCCGGAAGCAGTAGACCTTGTCTGTAGGTTCTTTCAGTACTCTCCCAATTTGCGATGCACTGCT TTAGAGGCTTGCATTCACCCTTTCTTTGATGAATTGAGGGACCCGAACACTCGCCTCCCCAATGGCCGTCCGCTTCCACCACTCTTCAATTTTAAGCCTCAAG AACTCTCCGGCATCCCCCCTGAAGTCGTCAAGAAACTTATTCCAGAACATGCTCGTAAGCAGAATTTATTCATGGCGCTGCATACTTAG
- the LOC18607134 gene encoding phosphoribosylamine--glycine ligase: MAFTTLNFSPSLKLVTNNNGFFGFSKSFFPSNLFLGNSSFSLGALSFTTNHQSSGRLNINGSRWSSTAFRCFAQKSEPSVSVDGHGSKGTSERVVVLVIGGGGREHALCYALQRSPSCDAVFCAPGNAGISNSGNATCIPDLDISDSSAVVSFCRKWSVGLVVVGPEAPLVSGLANDLVEAGIPTFGPSAEAAALEGSKNFMKSICDKYGIPTAKYQTFSDALAAKQYIKEQGAPIVIKADGLAAGKGVIVAMTLEEAYEAVDSMLVEGIFGSAGCQVIVEEFLEGEEASFFALVDGGNAIPLESAQDHKRVGDGDTGPNTGGMGAYSPAPVLTKELQSLVMESIILPTVKGMSAEGCKFVGVLYAGLMIEKKSGLPKLIEYNVRFGDPECQVLMVRLESDLAKVLLAACKGELDGVSLNWSPGSAMVVVMASKGYPGSYEKGTVIQNLEEAELVAPSVKIFHAGTALDSDGSFIATGGRVLGITAKGRDLEEARDRAYQAVEEINWPEGFYRRDIGWRALPQKQFATNA, translated from the exons ATGGCCTTTACGACCCTCAATTTCTCTCCTTCACTGAAGCTCGTTACCAACAACAATGGCTTCTTCGGATTCTCCAAGTCCTTTTTTCCGTCAAATTTGTTCCTTGGGaactcttctttctctttgggAGCTCTCAGTTTCACCACCAATCATCAGAGCTCGGGCCGCCTCAACATAAACGGCTCACGATGGTCCTCTACCGCCTTCAGATGCTTTGCCCAGAAATCAGAGCCCTCTGTTTCGGTTGATGGCCATGGCAGTAAGGGTACTTCTG AGAGGGTGGTTGTGCTGGTTATCGGTGGAGGGGGAAGAGAACATGCGCTTTGCTATGCATTGCAGCGGTCGCCGTCTTGCGATGCCGTATTCTGTGCACCAGGCAATGCAGGGATTTCCAATTCGGGGAATGCGACTTGCATACCTGACCTCGACATTTCCGATAGCTCAGCTGTGGTTTCTTTCTGCCGGAAATGGAGTGTTGGGTTGGTCGTTGTAGGGCCAGAGGCTCCCCTTGTTTCGGGTCTTGCAAATGATTTGGTAGAGGCCGGAATCCCGACTTTTGGCCCTTCAGCAGAGGCTGCTGCTTTGGAAGGTTCTAAGAACTTCATGAAGAGTATATGTGACAAATATGGAATTCCTACTGCTAAG TATCAAACATTTTCAGATGCATTGGCTGCAAAGCAATATATTAAAGAGCAAGGAGCACCTATTGTTATCAAAGCAGATGGACTGGCTGCTGGAAAAGGAGTCATTGTTGCTATGACACTGGAAGAGGCATATGAAGCCGTTGACTCAATGCTTGTTGAGGGTATTTTTGGTTCTGCAGGTTGCCAGGTCATTGTTGAGGAATTTCTTGAAGGAGAAGAAGCATCATTCTTTGCCCTGGTTGATGGAGGGAATGCCATACCGCTAGAATCTGCTCAAGACCATAAACGGGTAGGCGATGGTGATACAGGTCCTAATACCGGTGGGATGGGGGCATACTCTCCAGCACCAGTCTTAACTAAAGAACTTCAGTCTTTGGTCATGGAATCCATTATCCTCCCAACGGTGAAGGGAATGTCAGCAGAGGGATGCAAATTCGTTGGGGTTTTATATGCTGGACTAATGATCGAGAAGAAGTCCGGCTTACCTAAATTAATCGAGTACAATGTGCGGTTTGGAGATCCGGAGTGTCAG GTTCTGATGGTTCGTTTGGAGTCTGATCTTGCAAAAGTTCTGTTAGCAGCCTGTAAAGGAGAGCTAGACGGGGTCTCACTGAACTGGTCCCCTGGGTCTGCCATGGTGGTAGTAATGGCAAGCAAGGGTTACCCTGGCTCCTATGAGAAAGGGACCGTGATTCAGAACCTTGAAGAAGCAGAGCTCGTTGCTCCTTCAGTCAAGATATTCCATGCTGGAACTGCCCTTGATTCGGATGGCAGTTTCATAGCTACTGGGGGTCGTGTTCTTGGGATTACTGCCAAGGGCAGAGATCTCGAAGAAGCACGGGATAGAGCTTACCAAGCAGTTGAAGAAATCAACTGGCCGGAAGGATTCTATCGGCGGGATATTGGATGGAGAGCACTTCCCCAAAAACAGTTTGCTACGAATGCATAG